A genomic segment from Geitlerinema sp. PCC 7407 encodes:
- a CDS encoding energy-coupling factor ABC transporter ATP-binding protein — protein MSFAPSDPGAPAIAVRDLCFRWPSGAEVLRDCSLAVPRGQFWMLLGTNGSGKSTLLRTLAGLLQPQSGTIELHPPVGFVFQNPDHQLVMPTVGADVAFGLVSEKLSPPEVQQRVTYALAAVNLLDFIRRPIYALSGGQKQRVAIAGAIARHCDVLLLDEPTALLDPDSQIDLVKQLQRLVKERGLTALWVTHRLEELNYCDGAFLLEQGRVVDQGNPDRLRQRLIQSF, from the coding sequence ATGAGTTTTGCCCCTTCCGATCCAGGCGCCCCTGCGATCGCAGTGCGCGACCTCTGCTTCCGATGGCCTTCGGGGGCAGAGGTCTTGCGGGACTGCTCCCTTGCCGTGCCCCGAGGACAGTTCTGGATGCTCCTCGGGACCAACGGCAGCGGCAAGTCGACGCTCCTGCGCACCCTGGCGGGGCTCTTGCAGCCCCAGTCTGGCACCATCGAGCTGCACCCCCCCGTGGGCTTTGTTTTCCAGAATCCGGACCACCAGCTCGTCATGCCCACCGTCGGCGCGGACGTAGCCTTTGGCCTTGTGTCCGAAAAGCTGTCTCCCCCTGAGGTCCAGCAGCGCGTCACCTACGCCCTGGCCGCCGTCAATCTTTTGGACTTTATTCGGCGGCCGATCTATGCCCTCAGCGGCGGCCAAAAGCAGCGCGTTGCCATTGCAGGGGCGATCGCCCGTCATTGCGATGTGCTGCTGCTCGACGAGCCCACGGCTCTTTTGGACCCCGACAGCCAGATTGACCTGGTCAAGCAGCTCCAGCGCCTGGTCAAAGAGCGGGGGCTCACGGCTCTCTGGGTGACCCACCGCCTCGAAGAACTCAACTACTGCGACGGCGCGTTTCTGCTCGAGCAGGGCCGAGTCGTCGATCAGGGCAACCCCGATCGCCTCCGTCAGCGCCTAATCCAGTCTTTCTAG
- a CDS encoding NYN domain-containing protein, which translates to MARSEPQAFLLVDGYNVIGAWSELKQARDCEGLETARWQLVETLTNYSAFQGYATEVVFDAYYQDSSSRRESVTDHLSIYYTDFNQTADTYIEKVCALFRQDLRKYSQRLIVATSDRAQQLTVVGYGAEWMSSQQLALEVESVTRRVRRKQRANTRKKSSGRFLASSLDPVAQQRLAALRMGIVPPPSV; encoded by the coding sequence ATGGCACGCTCCGAACCCCAGGCATTTCTATTGGTCGACGGATACAACGTCATAGGAGCCTGGTCGGAGCTGAAGCAAGCGCGCGACTGTGAGGGTCTAGAAACCGCCCGCTGGCAGCTGGTTGAGACCCTGACCAACTACAGCGCCTTTCAGGGATACGCCACAGAAGTTGTCTTTGACGCCTACTACCAAGACAGCAGCAGCCGCCGGGAATCGGTTACCGACCACCTCAGCATTTATTACACCGACTTTAACCAAACCGCAGATACCTACATCGAAAAGGTCTGTGCTTTGTTTCGCCAAGATCTGCGCAAGTACAGTCAGCGCCTGATCGTGGCGACCTCTGACCGAGCCCAGCAGCTGACGGTTGTGGGCTATGGGGCGGAGTGGATGTCCTCCCAGCAGCTTGCCCTAGAGGTGGAGTCGGTGACCCGGCGAGTCCGCCGCAAGCAGCGAGCAAACACTCGCAAGAAATCCTCGGGGCGATTTTTGGCCAGCTCCCTGGACCCGGTGGCTCAGCAGCGCCTGGCTGCGCTCCGGATGGGCATTGTGCCGCCGCCTTCGGTCTAG
- a CDS encoding DUF3172 domain-containing protein: MSAKAPLISYTSLAILAGVFILGIGVGIGFSSTASFTPENVASREFIDRSAPNPEICVQYGASAIVTETRTFVTFNPFNVYVTQPVMQPGCVLRRNNWAVLEQRDLINNEQVRECKNRMNTFGYTGDLGATPEIQCVYQNDASKNQFLGQPGIGAPPPETKDF; encoded by the coding sequence ATGAGTGCCAAAGCTCCCCTGATTAGCTACACCAGCTTGGCGATTTTGGCAGGGGTGTTCATTTTGGGAATTGGCGTTGGCATTGGCTTTAGCTCCACAGCCAGCTTCACCCCCGAAAACGTCGCGTCTCGGGAATTCATCGATCGCAGCGCCCCCAATCCAGAAATCTGCGTGCAGTACGGAGCCAGCGCCATCGTCACCGAAACCCGCACCTTTGTCACTTTTAACCCCTTCAACGTGTACGTGACGCAGCCGGTCATGCAGCCAGGCTGTGTCCTGCGCCGCAACAACTGGGCCGTCCTAGAGCAGCGCGATCTGATCAATAATGAACAGGTCCGCGAGTGCAAAAACCGGATGAACACCTTTGGGTATACCGGTGACCTAGGGGCGACGCCAGAGATTCAGTGCGTTTACCAAAACGACGCCAGCAAGAACCAGTTCCTGGGGCAGCCCGGAATTGGGGCACCGCCGCCAGAAACCAAAGATTTCTAA
- a CDS encoding ABC transporter permease has translation MTSPSFVSKNSAGSGLRYLWNDSLTVFWGDWLDLRVRIAQVAASGLVSPLIYILAFGLGLGSALDQAMESPAGDSYLEFILPGMVALSSMTISFGGTTFSICGERLFTKTFEEMLLLPIHPLALHVGKMMAGIVRGLMTSGSVILVAVLFTGKVWSFLNPLFLLVLVLNCAVFAGLGVLVGLSVKSLESVGLYNNFVIIPMSFLGATFFDPATLPTLLKGVVYLLPLTYTSTALRAAAYLPLSQFPWYSVPVLLAVAIALSLVGAYQFSHQQD, from the coding sequence GTGACTTCTCCTTCCTTTGTCTCCAAAAACTCTGCCGGTAGCGGTTTGCGCTATCTCTGGAACGACAGTTTGACCGTTTTCTGGGGTGACTGGCTAGATTTGCGGGTGCGCATTGCCCAAGTCGCGGCTTCTGGGCTGGTGTCTCCCCTGATTTACATTTTGGCCTTTGGTTTGGGCTTGGGCAGCGCCCTCGACCAGGCCATGGAGTCTCCCGCTGGCGATAGCTACCTGGAGTTCATCCTGCCGGGCATGGTGGCTCTCTCGTCGATGACCATTAGCTTCGGGGGCACGACCTTTTCGATTTGCGGCGAGCGGCTGTTTACCAAGACCTTCGAGGAAATGCTGCTGCTGCCGATTCATCCCCTGGCCCTCCACGTGGGCAAGATGATGGCGGGGATTGTGCGCGGCTTGATGACCTCAGGATCGGTGATTTTGGTGGCGGTCCTGTTTACGGGCAAGGTGTGGAGCTTTCTGAACCCGCTGTTTTTGCTGGTGCTGGTTCTCAACTGCGCGGTGTTTGCGGGGTTGGGGGTGCTGGTGGGCCTCTCAGTCAAGTCCCTCGAAAGCGTCGGCCTCTACAACAACTTTGTGATTATCCCGATGTCGTTTTTGGGGGCGACGTTCTTTGATCCGGCGACGCTGCCCACCCTCCTCAAGGGCGTCGTTTACCTGCTGCCCCTGACCTACACCAGCACGGCGCTGCGGGCCGCAGCCTACTTGCCGCTGTCCCAGTTTCCCTGGTACTCCGTGCCGGTGCTGCTGGCCGTGGCGATCGCCCTCTCGCTGGTGGGAGCCTACCAGTTTTCGCACCAGCAAGACTAG
- a CDS encoding AMIN domain-containing protein: MDRGVMMRDNTGGRNKPARHQGRGFRPIRQILGALAAAALTHANLPAYGALLSQWRFDPRENQLELKVNEGTQPRYFLLAKPLRIVVDLPGTQVGTVEQVQTYSGSVRQIRVSQFQPDTARIVMELSPEVVLAPGQVQLQASGSDQTSWVLKPLIAGEAGQSVPVAIAPAPAEAARPDNPPSALETPASAAPAAPAAPETPEPLAETLPDSEDSADLLAAAAEPGIDIPIEAPAPKPSAPAAPSTPPTAQPGAIAPRRPETSAPTPAARPSGLEGPVELPPAAPFRRSSQTGVQVRVPNLGAPPPARTAATPAPSTPRVTPKPAGTTPKPAPAPEAPAAAIPAAPAAPPRPAAAPLAATAAIAPPPTAEAPVDIAVELPPAAPSDVSEPKRPAVQVPDLGRSPAAPASPQAPPAAVPAQKTEVAIEVPVELPVEEVSALPVTAETPAPAAATVQVPALVSAPAPARSPAPLEVPVELPPAQASDPELPQIQVPDLAAMPPEAPLAVPVQANPAAQGAIAPREFSFGQPLPEVIVAGSGAPSTPAPDLPAVNEAPSPSAPETVAIALPPQNPDILLSKGTQFRLRYAGDAPLTLDGDQERQEVLLLQEAVLDAAGNVVLAEGTQVVGRFETSRRGSRFFVQAVTLSDRNILVTGKSDYVSKKDSDDLLLGSGLGAIAGTVIGGFTGVGLIGGAVAGAATTFFGSAPTIVIQPGQILEVELAEDLYRS; the protein is encoded by the coding sequence ATGGATCGAGGGGTTATGATGCGGGACAACACGGGCGGGAGGAACAAACCGGCGCGGCACCAAGGGCGAGGATTTCGGCCCATTCGGCAGATCCTGGGCGCCCTCGCAGCCGCCGCGCTGACCCACGCGAATTTGCCAGCCTACGGGGCGCTGCTCAGCCAGTGGCGCTTTGACCCGAGGGAAAATCAGCTCGAGCTGAAGGTGAACGAAGGCACGCAGCCGCGCTATTTCCTGCTGGCCAAGCCTCTTCGCATCGTGGTGGATCTGCCGGGCACCCAGGTGGGAACGGTGGAGCAGGTTCAGACCTACAGCGGCTCAGTGCGCCAGATTCGGGTGTCTCAGTTTCAGCCGGATACGGCACGCATTGTGATGGAGCTGTCGCCCGAGGTCGTTTTGGCGCCGGGGCAGGTTCAGCTCCAGGCAAGCGGTTCTGATCAGACGAGCTGGGTGCTCAAGCCCTTGATTGCAGGGGAAGCGGGCCAAAGTGTGCCGGTGGCGATCGCCCCTGCCCCTGCTGAGGCCGCCCGGCCTGACAATCCGCCCTCTGCCCTTGAGACGCCCGCCAGTGCAGCACCGGCAGCGCCTGCTGCTCCCGAGACGCCAGAGCCGCTCGCCGAGACACTGCCGGATAGCGAGGATTCCGCAGATTTGCTGGCGGCGGCGGCAGAACCAGGCATTGATATTCCCATCGAGGCCCCAGCGCCGAAGCCTTCAGCGCCCGCGGCTCCCAGCACTCCGCCGACCGCCCAGCCAGGGGCGATCGCCCCTCGGCGTCCTGAGACCAGCGCTCCGACCCCTGCTGCCCGCCCATCAGGCCTCGAAGGCCCCGTCGAGCTGCCGCCTGCGGCCCCTTTTCGGCGATCTAGCCAAACGGGCGTTCAGGTGCGAGTTCCCAATCTTGGGGCTCCTCCCCCGGCCCGCACGGCTGCTACGCCCGCTCCCAGCACCCCGCGAGTGACGCCCAAACCCGCTGGGACCACACCCAAGCCCGCACCAGCACCAGAAGCTCCGGCCGCCGCCATTCCTGCGGCGCCCGCTGCTCCGCCACGGCCAGCGGCGGCACCCCTGGCGGCAACAGCGGCGATCGCCCCACCGCCGACCGCAGAGGCCCCAGTCGACATCGCCGTCGAGCTGCCGCCCGCGGCCCCTTCAGACGTGTCTGAACCCAAGCGCCCCGCCGTACAGGTGCCGGACCTAGGGCGATCGCCCGCAGCTCCAGCCTCCCCCCAAGCGCCCCCGGCGGCTGTGCCTGCCCAGAAAACCGAGGTCGCGATCGAAGTGCCCGTCGAGCTGCCCGTTGAGGAGGTTTCGGCCTTGCCAGTGACAGCGGAGACGCCCGCGCCCGCTGCGGCCACGGTACAGGTGCCCGCTTTGGTCAGCGCTCCAGCGCCCGCGCGATCGCCCGCCCCCCTCGAAGTGCCGGTCGAGCTGCCCCCAGCCCAAGCGTCAGACCCAGAGCTGCCCCAGATTCAGGTGCCAGACTTGGCTGCCATGCCTCCTGAGGCCCCCCTCGCAGTGCCGGTTCAGGCCAACCCGGCGGCTCAAGGGGCGATCGCGCCCCGAGAGTTTTCCTTCGGTCAGCCGCTGCCCGAGGTGATTGTGGCAGGGTCCGGGGCACCCAGCACCCCCGCCCCAGATCTGCCCGCCGTCAATGAGGCGCCCAGCCCCTCAGCGCCCGAGACTGTGGCGATCGCCCTGCCGCCCCAAAATCCCGACATTCTGCTATCCAAGGGGACTCAGTTCAGACTGCGCTATGCCGGCGACGCCCCCCTCACCCTCGATGGCGATCAGGAGCGCCAAGAAGTCCTGCTACTCCAGGAGGCTGTGCTAGACGCGGCGGGGAATGTGGTTTTGGCCGAGGGGACCCAGGTGGTCGGGCGCTTCGAAACCAGCCGACGCGGCAGCCGATTCTTTGTGCAGGCGGTCACCCTCAGCGATCGCAATATTTTGGTCACCGGCAAGTCTGACTACGTTTCCAAAAAAGACAGCGACGATCTGCTCCTAGGATCTGGCCTAGGGGCGATCGCCGGTACCGTGATCGGCGGATTTACAGGCGTTGGGCTGATCGGCGGCGCTGTCGCGGGGGCCGCGACCACCTTTTTTGGGTCTGCTCCCACCATCGTGATCCAGCCGGGACAGATCCTCGAAGTCGAGCTGGCAGAAGACCTCTATCGCAGCTAG